One Diospyros lotus cultivar Yz01 chromosome 1, ASM1463336v1, whole genome shotgun sequence genomic window carries:
- the LOC127808986 gene encoding calreticulin-like, protein MAMERRNPSLLFLIVFSLVATASAEVFFEERFDDGWESRWVKSDWKKDENTAGEWNYTSGKWNGDPNDKGIQTSEDHRFYAISAEFPKLCNKDKTLVFQFSVKHEQRLDCGGGYMKLLSGDIDQKKFGGDTPYSIMFGPDICGYSTKKVHAILTYNGTNHLINKDVPCETDQLTHVYTFILRPDATYSILIDNVEKQTGSLYSDWDLLPPKKIKDPEAKKPEDWDDKEYIPDPEDKKPEGYDDIPKEIPNPDAKKPEDWDDEEDGEWTPPTIANPEYKGPWKQKKIKNPNYKGKWKAPMIDNPDFVDDPDLYVYQNLKYVGIELWQVKSGTLFDNVLICDDPEYAKKLAEETWGKHKDAEKAAFDESEKKREEESKDDLADSDGEDEDDADADDGSIEDADSTDESAHDEL, encoded by the exons ATGGCGATGGAGAGACGAAACCCTAGTCTTCTCTTCCTCATTGTTTTCTCTCTTGTAGCGACCGCATCTGCTGAAGTATTCTTTGAAGAACGTTTTGACG ATGGTTGGGAGAGTAGGTGGGTTAAATCCGACTGGAAGAAAGATGAGAACACGGCTGGGGAGTGGAACTATACTAGCGGTAAATGGAATGGAGATCCTAATGATAAAG GCATCCAAACCAGCGAAGACCACAGGTTCTATGCTATCTCTGCGGAGTTCCCAAAATTGTGCAATAAGGATAAGACATTAGTTTTCCAATTTTCAGTTAAGCATGAACAGAGGCTTGACTGTGGTGGGGGCTACATGAAGTTGCTTAGTGGTGATATTGATCAAAAGAAATTTGGTGGTGATACCCCATATAG TATTATGTTTGGTCCAGATATCTGTGGTTACAGCACCAAGAAAGTTCATGCTATTCTTACCTACAATGGAACAAATCACTTGATTAATAAGGATGTTCCTTGTGAGACTGACCAGTTGACTCATGTCTATACATTCATTCTCCGACCAGATGCTACCTACAGCATCCTGATTGATAATGTGGAGAAGCAAACTGGTAGTCTGTACTCAGATTGGGACCTTCTACCACCAAAGAAGATAAAGGACCCTGAGGCCAAAAag CCTGAAGATTGGGATGACAAAGAATACATTCCTGATCCTGAAGATAAGAAGCCAGAG GGGTATGATGATATCCCAAAGGAGATACCTAATCCTGATGCCAAGAAG CCTGAAGACTGGGATGATGAGGAGGATGGTGAGTGGACACCCCCAACAATTGCTAATCCTGAGTACAAGGGTCCATGGAAGCAAAAG AAAATTAAGAATCCCAATTACAAGGGAAAGTGGAAGGCACCTATGATCGACAACCCAG ATTTCGTAGATGATCCTGATCTCTATGTGTATCAAAACTTGAAGTATGTTGGAATAGAGCTGTGGCAG GTAAAATCTGGAACCTTGTTCGACAATGTCTTGATCTGTGATGACCCAGAGTATGCAAAGAAGCTGGCAGAGGAAACATGGGGCAAACACAAGGAT GCTGAGAAAGCAGCATTTGACGAgtcagagaagaagagagaggag GAATCAAAGGATGATCTTGCAGATTCTGAT gGTGAGGATGAAGACGATGCCGATGCAGATGATGGTTCGATTGAAGATGCTGACAGTACAGATGAAAGTGCACAC GATGAACTGTAG
- the LOC127808968 gene encoding calreticulin — MAFRRRNPSLLFLVAFSLLAIASAEVFFEERFDDGWESRWVKSDWKKDENTAGEWNYTSGKWNGDPNDKGIQTSEDYRFYAISAEFPKLSNKDKTLVFQFSVKHEQKLDCGGGYMKLLGSDIDQKKFGGDTPYSIMFGPDICGYSTKKVHAILAYNGTNHLIKKDVPCETDQLTHVYTFILRPDATYSILIDNVEKQTGSLYSDWDLLPPKKIKDPEAKKPEDWDDKEYIPDPEDKKPEGYDDILKEIPDPDAKKPEDWDDEEDGEWTPPTIANPEYKGPWEPKKIKNPNYKGKWKAPMIDNPDFVDDRNIYVYPNLKYVGIELWQVKSGTLFDNVLICDDPEYAKKLAEETWGKHKDAEKAAFDEAEKKREEEESKDDPVDSDGEDEDDADADADDDADDGTTEDAESTEENAHDEL, encoded by the exons ATGGCGTTTCGGAGACGAAACCCTAGTCTTCTCTTTCTCGTTGCCTTCTCTCTGCTAGCGATCGCATCGGCCGAAGTTTTCTTTGAAGAGCGTTTTGACG ATGGTTGGGAGAGCCGGTGGGTTAAATCTGACTGGAAGAAAGACGAGAACACGGCTGGGGAGTGGAACTATACTAGCGGTAAATGGAATGGAGATCCTAATGATAAAG GCATCCAAACCAGTGAAGACTACAGGTTCTACGCAATCTCAGCGGAGTTCCCCAAATTGAGCAATAAGGATAAGACGTTAGTTTTCCAATTTTCTGTTAAGCATGAACAGAAGCTTGACTGTGGCGGCGGCTACATGAAGTTGCTTGGCAGTGATATTGATCAAAAGAAATTTGGTGGTGATACTCCATATAG TATTATGTTTGGTCCAGATATCTGTGGCTACAGTACCAAGAAAGTCCATGCCATTCTTGCATACAATGGAACAAATCACTTGATCAAGAAGGATGTTCCTTGTGAGACCGACCAGTTGACTCATGTCTATACATTCATTCTGCGACCAGATGCTACCTACAGCATTCTGATTGACAATGTGGAGAAGCAAACTGGTAGCCTGTACTCTGATTGGGACCTTCTACCaccaaagaaaataaaggatcCTGAGGCCAAAAAG CCTGAAGATTGGGATGATAAAGAATACATTCCTGATCCCGAAGATAAGAAGCCAGAG GGTTATGATGATATCCTAAAGGAGATACCAGATCCTGATGCCAAAAAG CCCGAAGACTGGGATGATGAGGAAGATGGTGAATGGACACCCCCAACAATAGCTAATCCTGAATACAAGGGTCCATGGGAGCCCAAG AAAATTAAGAATCCCAACTATAAGGGAAAGTGGAAGGCACCCATGATTGACAACCCTG ATTTTGTGGATGATCGTAACATCTATGTGTATCCAAACTTGAAATATGTTGGAATAGAGTTGTGGCAG gtaAAATCTGGAACTCTGTTCGACAATGTCTTGATTTGTGATGACCCAGAGTATGCAAAGAAGCTGGCTGAGGAAACATGGGGCAAGCATAAGGAT GCTGAGAAGGCAGCATTTGATGAggcagagaagaagagagaggaggag GAATCGAAGGATGATCCTGTGGATTCTGAT gGTGAGGATGAAGATGACGCTGATGCAGATGCAGATGATGATGCTGATGACGGTACGACGGAAGATGCAGAGAGTACAGAAGAAAATGCACAT GATGAACTGTAG
- the LOC127808995 gene encoding RNA pseudouridine synthase 1, with protein MILLFSCLHSIIGLLSPPIFVRISKTSRFLTMADQSHSDLQKKRLGNDRKSAAIYPVPLSPPFPAISKQMELNRAMAASSKSSLFSLSRSDVLFEDDWLVAVNKPQGVYCEAVLPSIPSLLNEFDDSAQLGAQVNLPELHLANRLDRDTSGVMLITKSHKVAAKLVKAFTNHKVRKTYIAFCIGQVPEWKRITIKSGHGRSKFGAWRVYAFQDVGRALPGRSVVRDMQTLFEVLSVNGQGCFKELSEREEKVIIVEEKSVTDTNLHHNEILVRAYPQSGRTHQIRLHCQYLGIPIRGDVKYEGVFEWKGGTFDGHELHAESLSFEHPVTGLPLVLQAPLPLWASQALQPLSS; from the exons ATGATTCTCCTCTTCTCCTGTCTTCATTCAATAATAGGCCTGCTCTCTCCTCCCATCTTCGTCAGAATCTCCAAAACCTCGAGGTTTCTGACCATGGCGGACCAGAGCCACTCCGATTTACAGAAAAAGAGGCTAGGCAATGACCGGAAAAGTGCCGCAATTTACCCTGTGCCATTGTCCCCGCCGTTTCCGGCCATATCCAAGCAAATGGAGTTGAATAGAGCCATGGCAGCTTCTTCAAAATCGAGCctgttttctctctctagaagTGATGTCCTCTTCGAGGACGATTGGCTTGTTGCTGTGAATAAGCCTCAGGGGGTGTATTGCGAGGCCGTCCTGCCTTCGATCCCCAGTCTGCTCAATGAGTTTGATGATTCTGCTCAACTCG GGGCCCAAGTCAATCTCCCGGAGCTCCACCTTGCTAATAGACTTGACCGTGACACCAGTGGGGTAATGTTAATAACCAAATCACACAAAGTAGCTGCTAAGCTAGTGAAGGCTTTTACAAACCACAAGGTCAGGAAAACATACATTGCTTTCTGCATTGGACAAGTACCAGAATGGAAAAGAATCACCATTAAGTCGGGTCATGGTCGATCGAAGTTTGGAGCCTGGCGCGTCTATGCTTTCCAAGATGTTGGTCGAGCTTTACCCGGCAGATCAGTTGTTAGAGACATGCAAACTCTTTTTGAAGTATTATCAGTTAATGGGCAGGGGTGCTTCAAAGAGTTATCTGAGCGTGAAGAAAAAGTTAtaatagttgaagaaaaatcTGTGACAGATACTAATCTGCATCACAATGAAATTTTGGTGCGAGCATATCCACAAAGTGGAAGAACTCATCAAATTCGTTTGCATTGCCAATACCTTGGAATTCCCATTAGAGGAGATGTGAAGTACGAGGGTGTCTTTGAGTGGAAAGGGGGAACATTTGATGGTCATGAACTTCATGCAGAGAGCTTGTCCTTCGAGCACCCAGTTACAGGTCTTCCACTAGTGCTTCAGGCACCCTTGCCATTGTGGGCAAGCCAAGCACTGCAGCCGTTGTCAAGTTAA